A window of Clostridioides sp. ES-S-0010-02 genomic DNA:
TAAAATTAATGTTCCCTTACATATAGCATGTATAGTTCCGCTTGGAACATAGAAAAAGTCACCTTTTTTTATATTAACTTTTCTAAGCAGTTTGTCCCATTCGTTATTATTTATCATTTCTATAAATTCTTCACGAGATTTTGCATTGTGACCTATTATAATTTCTGCATCATCAGAACAGTCTATTACATACCAGCATTCTGTTTTACCCAATTCTCCATTTTCGTTTTTTTGAGCATATTCATCATTTGGATGAACTTGAACCGATAAATTGTCATTGGCATCGAGTATTTTTGTAAGCAAAGGGAATTTATCTCCAGGTGTATTACCAAACAATTCTCTATTTTTCTCCCATAATTCAGATAGCTTTTTATTTTTATATTCTCCATTTTCTATCAGACAATCTCCATTTTTATGAGAACTTATAGCCCAACATTCACCTGTTGTAGGTGATTTTATCTCATAGTTAAATTTATCTTTAAGTGCAGTACCACCCCATATTCTATCCATAAAAATAGGCTTTAAAAATAATGGTTCCATAATCTTGTTCCTCCTATGATATTAAATTTATCCTACAAATAATTATATATAAATAGATTATAAAATCAATAGCAAAAAAGTTTTGTCCCTTGAAATGACATAAAGTATAAGGATTTATGAAACAAGATAAACTATGATATATAATATAAAGGTTTAAATTGGAGTGATAATCATGGAGAGATTTAAAGAAGAAAATCAAAAATATAAAAAAGAATTCTTGAAATTGTTGGAGGAATGGGTAAGTATACCTTCCTTTTATGATAAAAATACTGTATCTAAAGATATGCCTTTTGGAAAAGGTGTATATGATGCATTAAAGTGGTTTGAAAATTTAGGTAGAGAAAATAATTTTACTGTTAAAAATATAGATAATCATGCTGTTTATATTGAATATGGAGATG
This region includes:
- the manA gene encoding mannose-6-phosphate isomerase, class I, which encodes MEPLFLKPIFMDRIWGGTALKDKFNYEIKSPTTGECWAISSHKNGDCLIENGEYKNKKLSELWEKNRELFGNTPGDKFPLLTKILDANDNLSVQVHPNDEYAQKNENGELGKTECWYVIDCSDDAEIIIGHNAKSREEFIEMINNNEWDKLLRKVNIKKGDFFYVPSGTIHAICKGTLILETQQNSDTTYRVYDYDRTDNLGNKRELHVQKSIEVTNVPHTDFDTDYKIVSTPNFKCTTFVSNEFFSVYKLDIFGKCDFTHNTPFSLYSILDGVGKLIHNSIEYDLKKGMHFILPNNFGSFGFEGNLEIICSHI